A single genomic interval of Stieleria maiorica harbors:
- a CDS encoding NAD-dependent malic enzyme — protein sequence MSHHSPSYAITARLRYRDQPGLLGKITTAIGDANGFIGAVDIVGVSDGLISRDITVNATNVEHGQEIVQAIRQISGIEVVHVSDRVFLMHLGGKIEVNSKMPIKTRDDLSMAYTPGVARVCMAIHEDRESSFALTIRKNTVAVVSDGSAVLGLGNIGPRAAMPVMEGKAMLFKEFGEVDAFPICLDTQDTEQIIATVKQLAPTFGGINLEDISAPRCIEIEERLERELEIPVFHDDQHGTAIVVLAGLKNSMRYLQKELAAARVVINGAGAAGTAIAKLLIQAGVQDIVVCDSKGAIHNGRTDIGNNSIKVWLSENTNRGGQSGTLSDVIRGKDVFIGVSIANVLSEDDVASMGEDAVVFALANPDPEIDPLVAEKHVRIVATGRSDHSNQINNVLCFPGLFRGVLDVRARGINDAMKLAAADAIADVIAPENLTNHYVIPSVFDRRVCGVVAKAVAQSALDTGLARRQAKQAYPVT from the coding sequence ATGTCTCACCACAGCCCATCGTACGCCATCACCGCTCGTCTCCGCTATCGGGACCAGCCGGGGCTGCTCGGGAAAATCACCACCGCGATCGGTGACGCCAACGGGTTCATCGGCGCGGTCGACATCGTCGGCGTTTCCGACGGTTTGATCTCGCGCGACATCACGGTCAACGCCACCAACGTCGAACACGGCCAGGAAATCGTCCAGGCGATCCGCCAGATCAGCGGGATCGAAGTCGTCCACGTGTCCGACCGCGTGTTCCTGATGCACTTGGGCGGCAAGATCGAAGTCAATTCGAAGATGCCGATCAAGACCCGTGACGATCTTTCGATGGCCTACACGCCGGGCGTTGCGCGGGTGTGCATGGCGATCCATGAAGACCGCGAATCGTCGTTCGCATTGACGATTCGCAAAAACACCGTCGCCGTCGTCAGCGACGGAAGTGCGGTGTTGGGGCTGGGGAACATCGGCCCGCGTGCCGCCATGCCGGTGATGGAAGGCAAGGCGATGTTGTTCAAAGAGTTCGGCGAAGTCGATGCGTTTCCGATCTGTTTGGACACGCAGGACACCGAGCAAATCATCGCCACCGTCAAACAGCTCGCCCCCACCTTCGGCGGCATCAACCTGGAAGACATCTCCGCACCGCGATGCATCGAGATCGAAGAGCGGCTCGAACGCGAGCTCGAGATCCCCGTCTTTCATGATGATCAACACGGGACCGCGATCGTGGTCCTGGCGGGACTGAAGAACTCGATGCGTTACCTGCAAAAAGAACTCGCCGCAGCACGGGTCGTGATCAACGGTGCCGGCGCCGCAGGGACCGCGATCGCAAAGCTGTTGATTCAAGCCGGCGTCCAGGACATCGTGGTCTGCGACAGCAAGGGTGCGATCCACAACGGCCGCACAGACATCGGCAACAATTCGATCAAGGTCTGGTTGTCCGAAAACACCAACCGGGGCGGACAATCCGGTACCCTCTCGGACGTGATCCGTGGCAAAGATGTCTTTATCGGCGTCAGCATTGCCAACGTGCTCAGCGAAGACGATGTCGCTTCGATGGGCGAAGACGCCGTGGTGTTCGCCCTGGCCAACCCGGACCCGGAAATCGATCCCCTGGTCGCCGAGAAACACGTGCGAATCGTCGCGACAGGCCGCAGCGACCATTCCAACCAGATCAACAACGTGCTGTGCTTCCCCGGGTTGTTTCGTGGCGTCCTGGACGTCCGTGCCCGCGGAATCAACGATGCCATGAAACTTGCCGCCGCCGATGCGATCGCCGACGTGATTGCACCGGAAAACCTGACCAATCACTACGTGATTCCCAGCGTCTTTGACCGCCGCGTCTGCGGCGTCGTCGCCAAGGCGGTCGCGCAATCGGCCCTCGATACCGGACTCGCGCGGCGACAGGCCAAACAGGCCTATCCGGTGACGTAG
- a CDS encoding DUF6807 family protein yields MSHSAFWRLIPLAAVFTLTLIATPTAWSQTDLDQTDTAPRFRCVQSDDHLTVYCGQAEVLRYNILAPKAPEGINPKYQRSGYIHPIYSPAGRLVSGDFAADHPHQHGLFAAWTDTSFQGKKVDFWNQLKGIGIVLHDRVIAVDPPGQRSGFSVAVKHYAIDDQGTREAILDDVWTISVTAMPGDAESAGDPGVSRYLIGFSSEQTNLTEHPLTINEYHYGGVGFRGNNDWYSDESAKALSAYLKQPESEAPPLEQTRHRFLTSEGHDRRLGNHSRPEWMSLYGIVDQRQGQPQTAGVKVSGSPLNEQHPVPVRLHPSKPYFSLSPCVVGSFDIDPGQTYRMKYDIEVFDGAP; encoded by the coding sequence ATGTCACACTCTGCGTTTTGGCGTCTCATTCCCCTCGCCGCGGTTTTCACTTTGACGTTGATCGCAACGCCAACGGCATGGTCACAAACCGATCTCGACCAGACCGACACAGCACCGCGATTTCGTTGCGTCCAGTCGGACGATCACCTGACCGTCTACTGCGGTCAGGCAGAAGTCTTGCGCTACAACATCCTCGCGCCCAAGGCCCCCGAAGGGATCAACCCGAAGTATCAACGCAGCGGCTACATCCACCCGATCTATTCTCCCGCCGGTCGTCTGGTGAGCGGAGACTTTGCGGCTGATCATCCGCACCAGCATGGATTGTTCGCGGCCTGGACCGACACCAGCTTTCAGGGCAAGAAGGTCGATTTCTGGAACCAGCTCAAGGGCATCGGGATCGTGCTTCACGATCGCGTGATCGCCGTCGATCCGCCGGGCCAGCGTTCCGGGTTTTCGGTCGCGGTCAAGCACTACGCGATCGACGATCAAGGAACTCGGGAGGCGATCCTGGATGACGTTTGGACGATCAGTGTGACCGCGATGCCTGGCGACGCCGAATCCGCCGGTGATCCCGGTGTGTCCCGCTACCTGATCGGGTTTTCGAGCGAACAAACCAACCTGACCGAGCACCCGTTGACGATCAACGAGTATCACTACGGTGGAGTCGGCTTTCGTGGGAACAATGATTGGTACAGCGATGAATCGGCGAAAGCGCTGTCCGCCTACCTAAAACAACCCGAATCCGAGGCGCCACCGCTTGAACAGACACGCCATCGTTTCCTGACCAGCGAGGGGCATGATCGCCGACTCGGCAATCATAGCCGCCCCGAGTGGATGTCGCTGTACGGGATCGTGGACCAGAGGCAGGGGCAGCCGCAAACGGCTGGGGTCAAGGTCAGCGGTTCACCGTTGAACGAACAGCATCCCGTTCCGGTGCGATTGCATCCCAGCAAACCCTACTTCAGTCTGTCGCCGTGCGTTGTCGGATCCTTTGACATCGATCCCGGACAAACGTATCGGATGAAGTACGATATTGAAGTGTTCGACGGGGCTCCGTAG
- a CDS encoding secretin N-terminal domain-containing protein yields the protein MPRRRNSLPKLTLLVLLPLALPAFHSFAPEICAQGPTVTVVGPDGKPRTMPAPGSPPGAAPGTPNAKPGEKSEPGKPGEKNGDAKAEKPPEPKVIRRGDQESGDADPEELKATVGADGKVAFQFRNQPWIELIQWLAEIADQPLDWQELPADRVNLRSPGRYTVDETKDLFNRHLLARGYTLLEMPGGITVAKTEGINPAMVPRVSVDQLTELMPHTFVRASLELGWLSSEKMAEELKPMISSNGRLTALTTTNRIEAMDAAINLRQVAALLEQERNQSSRDALAPEFRLRYIPAETAKQMLEEFLGVEKKSNAPMTPQQMAMMQQMARQNGGQPPPAAKKPEISIVANTRQNSVFIRAPVDRIAIATEFINRIDVPGQSLTSLSDIESRLQVFRLSTIDPEKLIEIIGEMNVLEPSTQIRADETNKALIVSGSAADRYIIDRLIERLDGSGRQFEVLQLRRLEATEVAESISFLMGKDKDDDNQSNSRRYYYYGYGNQQEDAKDEDEFRVAANSRFRQVLLWANESEMEQVRNLLIKLGELPPPGGSARTVRRIDASSAPETYQYLLRLKQQWAQLSDAPLELPDASEFVDPIARDEQDTSEEEDQESTDVDVNLETRHESPGAPESSLPEEKAVTRLSKNGERLTATETDTASESEPQTPADPSPRTSPIQSAKDFDRLFGNRGADGSQKPSPSDSAANDTASDPPPIQIQLDEDGNLLLLGSDTKALDRLENLMLQVTPPKRPYHVFKIKHQTAGYIQLNLEEYFEDKEEEEDSDSFYRYFFYDFNDSSDDGPKGLEKNNELRFVYDPDTNTIVVSGATSSQLRTISELIELWDVAEPVNKRRMRYTKLVNVEFGSAETIAETVKEAYRDLLSSNDKTFAKGGRGGGGGGGAPGGEEKNSGRERQGSGLVDGDNGRDGGDVDFSFKGKLSMGVDMVGNTLLVSAEGEPLLDLVVEMIHKLDLAAKPAGDMQIISLSGNTSEKSIQNVLKAFGGNGASESTPPQTPPRPGTPPTNNRDPQ from the coding sequence GTGCCCCGACGACGAAATTCATTGCCGAAACTGACGCTCCTGGTCCTGTTGCCACTCGCTCTCCCAGCGTTCCACTCGTTCGCGCCGGAGATTTGCGCCCAAGGCCCCACGGTCACCGTGGTCGGACCCGATGGCAAACCGAGGACCATGCCGGCCCCCGGTTCGCCTCCGGGGGCGGCACCGGGCACGCCGAACGCCAAACCCGGCGAGAAATCCGAACCCGGCAAACCGGGCGAAAAGAACGGGGACGCCAAAGCCGAGAAACCGCCCGAGCCGAAGGTCATCCGTCGCGGCGACCAGGAAAGCGGAGACGCGGATCCTGAGGAATTGAAAGCAACCGTGGGGGCCGACGGCAAGGTCGCGTTCCAATTCCGCAATCAGCCCTGGATCGAACTGATTCAGTGGCTGGCCGAAATCGCCGACCAGCCGCTCGATTGGCAGGAGTTGCCGGCCGACCGGGTGAACCTACGATCGCCGGGCCGCTACACGGTCGACGAGACAAAAGATCTGTTCAATCGTCACTTGCTGGCACGCGGCTACACGCTGCTGGAAATGCCCGGTGGGATCACCGTGGCCAAAACCGAAGGCATCAATCCGGCGATGGTGCCGCGGGTCTCGGTCGATCAACTGACTGAACTGATGCCGCACACATTCGTCCGCGCCTCGCTGGAACTCGGCTGGCTCTCGAGCGAAAAGATGGCTGAGGAGCTCAAGCCGATGATCAGCAGCAACGGACGGCTGACGGCGCTGACGACCACCAATCGGATCGAAGCGATGGACGCGGCGATCAATTTGCGGCAAGTCGCGGCGCTGCTGGAACAGGAACGCAATCAATCCAGCCGCGACGCGCTCGCACCGGAGTTTCGCTTGCGTTACATCCCGGCCGAAACGGCCAAACAGATGCTGGAAGAGTTCTTGGGTGTCGAGAAGAAATCCAACGCCCCGATGACCCCGCAACAGATGGCGATGATGCAGCAGATGGCGCGTCAAAACGGCGGTCAACCGCCGCCGGCGGCAAAGAAGCCGGAGATCTCGATCGTCGCCAACACGCGACAGAATTCGGTCTTCATCCGCGCTCCGGTCGATCGGATCGCGATCGCGACCGAGTTCATCAATCGGATCGACGTGCCCGGTCAAAGCCTGACTTCACTCTCGGACATCGAATCACGGCTGCAAGTCTTTCGTTTGTCCACGATCGATCCCGAAAAGCTGATCGAAATCATCGGTGAAATGAACGTCCTGGAACCCTCCACGCAGATCCGTGCCGACGAGACCAACAAGGCGTTGATCGTGTCCGGATCGGCGGCGGATCGCTACATCATCGACCGCCTGATCGAGCGGCTTGATGGCAGCGGACGACAATTCGAAGTGCTGCAATTGCGACGACTTGAAGCCACGGAAGTCGCCGAGTCGATTTCGTTCCTGATGGGGAAGGACAAAGACGACGACAACCAATCCAATTCGCGGCGGTATTACTACTACGGGTACGGCAACCAACAAGAAGACGCCAAGGACGAAGATGAATTCCGCGTGGCGGCCAACTCGCGGTTTCGTCAGGTGTTGCTGTGGGCCAACGAATCCGAAATGGAGCAGGTTCGCAACCTGTTAATCAAACTGGGCGAATTGCCGCCGCCGGGAGGCAGCGCGCGAACCGTCCGTCGCATCGACGCTTCCTCCGCACCGGAAACCTACCAGTACCTGCTGCGACTGAAACAGCAGTGGGCCCAGTTGTCCGACGCCCCCTTGGAATTGCCCGACGCCTCCGAATTCGTCGACCCGATCGCCCGCGACGAACAGGACACGTCAGAGGAAGAGGACCAGGAATCGACCGACGTGGATGTCAATCTAGAAACCCGACACGAATCCCCCGGCGCACCTGAAAGCTCCTTACCGGAGGAAAAGGCCGTTACCAGGTTGTCGAAAAACGGAGAACGCTTGACGGCGACCGAGACGGACACTGCGTCGGAATCGGAACCGCAAACGCCCGCCGATCCGTCGCCCCGAACGTCGCCGATCCAATCCGCCAAGGATTTTGATCGCTTGTTCGGCAATCGCGGCGCGGACGGATCCCAGAAACCATCCCCATCGGATTCCGCCGCAAACGACACGGCTTCCGATCCGCCTCCCATCCAGATTCAGCTGGATGAAGACGGCAATCTGCTGCTGCTAGGCTCCGACACCAAAGCGCTCGATCGACTGGAAAACCTGATGCTGCAGGTCACCCCGCCGAAACGGCCCTACCACGTGTTTAAGATCAAACATCAGACCGCCGGGTACATCCAGTTGAATCTGGAGGAGTACTTTGAGGACAAGGAAGAAGAAGAAGACTCGGATAGTTTCTATCGCTACTTCTTCTATGATTTCAACGATTCTTCCGACGACGGGCCGAAGGGGCTGGAAAAAAACAACGAACTGCGATTCGTCTACGACCCCGACACCAACACCATCGTCGTCAGCGGCGCGACGTCGTCACAACTGCGCACGATCAGCGAGTTGATCGAATTGTGGGATGTCGCCGAGCCGGTCAATAAACGCCGCATGCGCTACACCAAATTGGTGAACGTCGAATTCGGAAGCGCCGAAACGATCGCCGAGACGGTCAAAGAAGCCTACCGCGATCTGCTCAGCAGCAACGACAAAACGTTCGCCAAAGGGGGCCGCGGTGGCGGCGGAGGTGGTGGCGCACCGGGCGGGGAGGAAAAAAACTCCGGTCGTGAACGGCAGGGCAGCGGTTTGGTCGACGGCGACAACGGGCGTGACGGCGGCGACGTCGATTTCTCCTTCAAAGGGAAGCTTTCGATGGGCGTCGACATGGTCGGAAACACGCTGTTGGTCAGCGCCGAAGGTGAACCGCTGCTGGACCTGGTCGTGGAGATGATCCACAAGCTGGATCTGGCTGCAAAACCGGCCGGCGACATGCAGATCATTTCGCTCTCGGGAAACACCAGCGAAAAATCGATTCAAAACGTCCTGAAAGCCTTCGGCGGAAACGGTGCCAGCGAATCGACCCCGCCGCAAACACCCCCACGTCCCGGCACACCGCCGACCAACAACCGCGACCCGCAATAA
- a CDS encoding LptF/LptG family permease produces MPTRLTRYILAEIMKIFVVALIALTLLILLIGVGRTLLREGLGPLAIVKLLPFVLPISLQFAFPATALFAVSCVYGRMAGDGEVATVKASGISPLKILQPAFVFAFLLSPFAVYMSDLAVSWGRPGVNRVVMLSIEDIVYRKMRSQLSYTDERFSIHVQGVDGKRLEYPTVTVHSGGTPMKLQAREGRLTLDVENETLLLELTDSRWDRGGSIQGIVPGKTEVPIPLSRTLRTPSLEETRPSELPLSLIQHERLSQDARSHAAVGELAAHTGFSILTSRTEEIAGAAGQHKFAQLEQSKKRLTRLRIEPWRRWAEGFSCFFFVFIGAPLAMIARASDYWTTFGRCFLPTLLLYYPLFILGLNQAKDAVIPPYGVWLGNVALGAIGVVLVNRVRRY; encoded by the coding sequence ATGCCCACTCGGCTGACCCGATACATCTTGGCGGAAATCATGAAGATTTTCGTCGTCGCCCTGATCGCTCTGACGCTGTTGATCTTGTTGATCGGCGTCGGTCGGACGCTGCTGCGCGAAGGGTTGGGGCCGCTCGCGATCGTCAAATTGCTGCCGTTTGTGTTGCCGATCTCGCTGCAGTTCGCGTTTCCGGCGACCGCGTTGTTTGCGGTGTCGTGTGTCTACGGGCGGATGGCGGGCGATGGAGAAGTGGCGACGGTGAAGGCATCAGGGATTTCGCCTTTAAAAATCCTGCAACCGGCCTTTGTGTTCGCCTTCTTGCTCAGCCCGTTCGCGGTCTACATGAGCGATCTGGCGGTCTCCTGGGGCCGTCCGGGCGTCAATCGGGTGGTGATGTTGTCGATCGAAGACATTGTTTATCGCAAGATGCGGAGCCAATTGTCGTACACCGACGAACGCTTTTCCATTCATGTCCAGGGCGTCGACGGCAAGCGACTGGAATACCCCACGGTGACCGTGCACAGCGGCGGGACGCCGATGAAACTGCAGGCTCGCGAGGGGCGACTGACGCTGGACGTGGAGAATGAAACGCTGTTATTGGAGCTGACCGACAGTCGCTGGGACCGCGGCGGATCGATCCAGGGAATCGTGCCCGGCAAGACGGAGGTTCCGATCCCGCTTTCCCGCACCTTGCGGACGCCGTCGCTGGAAGAAACGCGTCCCAGCGAGTTGCCGCTGAGTCTGATCCAGCATGAACGATTGAGCCAAGACGCACGCTCGCACGCGGCGGTCGGTGAATTGGCCGCTCACACCGGTTTTTCGATTCTGACCAGCCGCACCGAAGAGATCGCCGGGGCGGCCGGGCAGCACAAGTTCGCTCAGTTGGAACAGAGTAAAAAACGGTTGACGCGGCTGCGGATCGAACCGTGGCGTCGCTGGGCCGAGGGGTTCAGCTGTTTCTTTTTCGTGTTTATCGGCGCGCCGCTGGCGATGATCGCTCGCGCCAGCGACTACTGGACGACGTTCGGACGCTGTTTCTTGCCGACCCTGCTGCTGTACTACCCCCTGTTCATTCTGGGGCTCAATCAAGCCAAGGATGCGGTGATCCCACCCTATGGGGTCTGGTTGGGGAATGTAGCACTTGGCGCGATTGGGGTGGTTTTAGTCAATCGGGTTCGCCGCTACTAG
- a CDS encoding nucleotide sugar dehydrogenase, whose amino-acid sequence MSSESCQSLLRSISERTCTVGVIGLGYVGLPLIDAFTNAGFKCVGFDVDPGKVKSLLGGKSYIKHIDDSKIAAWIDKGLFDATDDMQRLSEPDVLLICVPTPLDSARDPDLKYVVGTCEAIAKTLRPGQLVVLESTTYPTTTRDVMVPILQQNGLTAGKDFFVAYSPEREDPGNPDFSAAGIPKVVGAINEDSQACAAALYESAVAGVVPVSNCEIAEAAKVLENIYRAVNIALVNELKVLFDEMGIDVWEVVNAAKTKPFGFQAFYPGPGLGGHCIPIDPFYLSWLARKQGFNARFIELAGEVNRAMPAYVVSRTSEFLNEFRKPVNGSKICLLGVAYKRDVDDPRESPSFELMELLLEQGADLTYSDPHVPHLPSMRHYDLPEMYSQSLTPEFLASQDAVLIATDHTAFDYDQIVQHSALVVDTRNATAGVTEHRERIRKC is encoded by the coding sequence ATGTCTTCTGAATCCTGCCAGTCTCTTCTCCGTTCGATTTCCGAACGTACCTGCACCGTCGGTGTGATCGGGCTCGGGTACGTCGGGCTGCCGTTGATTGATGCGTTCACCAATGCCGGATTCAAGTGTGTCGGGTTCGACGTCGATCCGGGCAAGGTGAAGAGTTTGCTGGGCGGAAAGAGTTACATCAAACACATCGATGACTCGAAAATCGCCGCCTGGATCGACAAGGGACTGTTCGACGCGACCGACGACATGCAGCGTCTGTCCGAACCCGACGTGTTGTTGATCTGCGTTCCCACCCCGTTGGATTCGGCACGTGATCCGGACCTGAAGTACGTCGTCGGCACCTGTGAAGCGATCGCCAAGACGCTGCGTCCGGGCCAGCTGGTGGTGCTGGAAAGCACGACGTACCCGACGACAACACGCGACGTGATGGTGCCGATTCTGCAGCAGAACGGGTTGACCGCGGGGAAGGACTTTTTCGTCGCTTACAGCCCCGAGCGTGAAGACCCGGGCAACCCGGATTTCTCCGCCGCCGGGATTCCGAAAGTCGTCGGTGCGATCAATGAAGACAGCCAGGCCTGTGCCGCAGCGCTGTACGAATCGGCCGTCGCGGGCGTGGTTCCGGTTTCCAATTGCGAGATCGCCGAAGCCGCCAAAGTGCTCGAAAACATCTACCGTGCGGTCAACATCGCGCTGGTCAACGAGTTGAAAGTGTTGTTTGATGAAATGGGCATCGACGTCTGGGAAGTCGTCAATGCGGCCAAGACCAAGCCGTTCGGTTTTCAAGCGTTTTATCCCGGCCCCGGACTCGGCGGGCACTGCATCCCGATCGACCCGTTTTACCTTTCGTGGTTGGCGCGCAAGCAGGGTTTCAATGCGCGTTTCATCGAATTGGCCGGAGAAGTCAATCGCGCGATGCCGGCCTATGTCGTTTCGCGCACCTCGGAGTTCCTGAACGAGTTTCGAAAACCCGTCAACGGCAGCAAGATTTGCTTGCTGGGTGTCGCCTATAAACGGGACGTGGATGATCCGCGCGAAAGTCCGTCGTTTGAGCTGATGGAATTGCTGCTCGAACAGGGCGCTGATCTGACCTACAGCGACCCGCACGTGCCCCATCTGCCATCGATGCGGCACTATGATCTTCCCGAAATGTACAGCCAGTCGCTGACGCCGGAGTTCTTGGCGTCACAAGATGCCGTGTTGATCGCGACCGACCACACGGCGTTTGATTACGACCAGATTGTCCAGCACAGCGCGCTGGTCGTTGACACCCGCAACGCAACCGCGGGCGTTACCGAACACCGCGAACGCATTCGTAAATGCTGA
- a CDS encoding tRNA-queuosine alpha-mannosyltransferase domain-containing protein has translation MHVLAIEPYYGGSHQAFLDGVSAGSRHRWSLATLPARHWKWRMRSAPAQIVPVVADRIQSQGIPDVILTSDMFDLPTFLGLASRHAALGTWLMDVPVVTYFHENQWAYPTAPEANPDHHFGFTNLLTAAASTTCWFNSEFNRRTFFDLSREFVARMPDARNAIDIDTIERTSHVVPPGFHPPASESDKRDREKREAEAPIRLGWVSRFEHDKRPDRFLELLDRLTKLQIRFELVLLGRRGRSSEVLNDIRKRHGESILFDGYAETRAAYEARLGQIDVVVSTAEHEFFGIAMCEAIWAGAVPVTPNDLSYVEYIPESLRYTTIDLAAEIIQGLQSPAERERLSERCRRRIEAYRIDRVIERIDAALETVG, from the coding sequence ATGCATGTCCTCGCGATCGAGCCGTATTACGGCGGCAGCCATCAAGCGTTCTTGGACGGCGTGAGCGCCGGAAGTCGTCATCGCTGGTCGTTGGCGACGTTGCCGGCGCGGCATTGGAAATGGCGGATGCGTTCGGCCCCGGCCCAAATCGTTCCGGTGGTGGCCGATCGGATTCAGTCCCAGGGCATCCCCGACGTGATCCTGACCAGCGACATGTTCGACCTGCCGACGTTTCTCGGGTTGGCATCGCGGCATGCGGCGCTGGGGACGTGGCTGATGGACGTCCCCGTGGTGACTTACTTTCACGAAAACCAGTGGGCCTATCCGACTGCGCCCGAGGCCAATCCGGATCATCACTTCGGTTTCACCAATCTGTTGACCGCCGCCGCGTCGACGACGTGTTGGTTCAATTCGGAGTTCAATCGTCGAACCTTTTTCGACCTCTCCCGCGAGTTCGTCGCGCGGATGCCCGATGCGCGAAACGCGATCGACATCGACACGATCGAACGAACCAGCCACGTTGTTCCGCCGGGGTTTCATCCTCCGGCGAGCGAGTCGGACAAACGCGATCGAGAGAAACGCGAGGCCGAGGCACCGATCCGCTTGGGTTGGGTCAGCCGGTTCGAGCACGACAAGCGACCGGATCGGTTTCTCGAATTGCTGGACCGTTTAACCAAGTTGCAGATCCGGTTCGAGTTGGTGCTGTTGGGCAGGCGCGGGCGATCGAGCGAAGTTCTCAATGACATTCGCAAGCGGCACGGGGAGTCGATTCTGTTTGACGGTTACGCCGAAACACGCGCCGCCTATGAAGCTCGGCTGGGCCAGATCGACGTCGTGGTTTCGACGGCCGAGCACGAGTTCTTTGGGATCGCGATGTGTGAAGCGATCTGGGCCGGTGCCGTCCCGGTCACCCCGAACGATTTGAGCTATGTCGAGTACATCCCCGAATCGCTGCGTTACACCACGATCGATCTGGCCGCCGAGATCATCCAGGGCTTGCAATCACCTGCCGAGCGTGAGCGGTTAAGCGAACGCTGCCGCCGCCGAATCGAGGCCTACCGCATCGATCGCGTCATCGAACGGATCGATGCGGCACTGGAGACGGTCGGCTGA